Below is a genomic region from Helianthus annuus cultivar XRQ/B chromosome 2, HanXRQr2.0-SUNRISE, whole genome shotgun sequence.
CTCTTAATCACAAAACTTCTCTTATTTTAATTTGTTAATAGTGAGTTTTAACAAAGTCAAGAACGTTGAATATAACGTTTTAATTTGTTAATAGTCAAGAACATTGACAAGATGGCATTTCCTTTGAAGTTGCCCTTTCAAGACATTACGTGTACCTTAGAAgcaatttttattatataacgCACCAAAACTATGATAAAATAAAAATCGTTTAAGATAAGTTTACAATGTAAATAGCAATATTGATTTGATGTCCCATTTTACAACTCAATAGTTTTGAGAATGTTAACCGAATTTAAAACATAATTTAATAATTAGTTAAACAATTATGTATTCTTAGTTATAGTATGTTAGATTGTTATCCATATTATCACATTATAGATCAGGTAACCAATAAAATAGGGCATaactcattttttttattaaatataagAGAACATCACAAATGTGTTTGTATATTTAATTGTCGGGGATGTAGGTGAAATTGAAGTTCATTCGTAAAGTATTTATGCTATTACCACTACatatttaaaaatttatttgCCGCATATACAAACCAACTTACTTTTTTCCTTTCTTTAGACCAATTTATATTTGTAGTACCAGCCTTTAATAGACTAACCTTTAATAAAGTTATCACATAACAATCTCGGTTTAATATCTTCATAAATAAAATGACGTTTTAAAGTTCATTTTTATTCAAAACAAACACCCCTGCCGTTACTTCCCACTGCAACGCGCATTCCCGTCGCAACGTGAGAGGTATAAAACTAGTTCTAACATTCATGAAATTAAAGTagaataattattttttttcataatttttataACTACATAAGTAATTCATTGTATGAGATTAATACCAATATATACATCTATACTATATTGTAATACATATAAGTGCACTAAAGGCAACTTTATATAATTTTAAGAGTTTAACCAGTTACAGCTTTTAAAACATATGATATAATCCTTTAAAACATATTGTTAACTTTTAAACCAACATCCACCAGTATttttaaacgacaataacttttcacatgtttttagtttttaaataaaaactatacTATAAAAACGAGCATTTTATATAATATAGCTatgtttttttttcctttaaaaaattaaaatgttACGTGATTACTAGTGTTTGTATTCTCGGCCACATTACTTAACAAATATACATATTTTGTAAAATTTGATAACTATATAAATTGAAAATATAATTGTAGAAAGAAGGGTATCCTTGGTAAACGTTTGTACATACTAAAATGAAGCCAAAAAAAGGGAGATTCACTAGGGAGGATCCTTTGTGGACAGAAATGGTACTTGCAGCCGATTAAGAGTGTCAGTCCACCCTTGAACAAGTCTTCAAATCAATTAAAGCATAAAAATGGTGACTAGcttttcaaatttttattttcACATTTACTGTAGTGTTATTTTTCTTTCCTATTATcgaattagattttttttttctttttttgtctcACACTTTTTGAATTATTATACTGTTTTGATCTCATTTATTTAGAAATTACACTTACGTTGCTCATTGTTTACTCAACCGTAAACATTTCCATTCTTTAGTccttaacactaacaattgttaAATTTTTTGTTactattaaaaaatatataaaaaacgtAAAAACCTCTCATCTCACGTCTTCTCTCGCTAGCCCTTTATCTTTCCCACCTCTTATTCCCGTCGATGACAACCACCAACGTCGTTGTCAACAACAACATCATGATTCTAGGTTTCGTAAGTCTTGTATCAATCGCACCCCTTTTTCTCCTTTCTTTTAAAACCGCTCAATTGCATGTTTTTTTCTTAGTTGGATTTCATCTTCATCGCCAATAACTTATTAATCTCGCACATCATTTTGACAAACCTACACCCCTTTGCATTTAATTTGGTGTTGTAATAATCAAACCCTAATCAAAATGCAACAAATTGGTGATGTTCATGCCATCTTGTGGGagtaatataaaaaaaaaatgttcTCTTGAACTGGACGGTATTATTATTCATATGAAAAACATCAATCAAAATCATATATAAATTAATCTGGCCATTTGACTATTTGAGTCtacatataaaaaaaaataatatcacAAGAACTAATCCATAAAGAAATCTGCAAAATGTTTATTCATATATAAACTGAACATTGACATGAATGTATTGTCTCATAAGTTGAACAATTGATGAAGTAAAACTAGCCAGCATATGACATTCAACATTCGTTTTAGACTCCGAAACAACCCCATGAATGATCAACGTTTTAAGATTTCGACATCTTTTCAGcaaacacgcaacccaatccgcAAAATGTTCATCAAGAACAGTCCATCCAAGATCCAACGCAGTCACATTTTCCATCGAAGATGAACCTTGCAAGCTATAATGAAGAACACTTTCTTTTAACTCATCTCGTAACTCATAACTCAGCGCAAGATAGTTCAGTTCAGGGAAACATAACGCAATCGATTCaaggtcaacaaagtcaacctCGTCGTCAAACACCACGTTCCATAACCGCAGCCTTCTCAACTTCGAAGATTTCGAGATTATCTGATAAAACTTTGACCATATGATGGTGAAGTTGTTTACGTCAATGATTTCAAGATCATCCATCGGGTCGATAATGTCGAGATGCAGGATGCTGACGTCATCCATCTTGAAATGCTTTAAACTACCGTTCCCGCTAAGCTCGAAAAGCTCGAGAGCGCAATCTTTCAAATGCAGTTTCTCAAGCTTATCGGCTTCGAGGGTGAATTTGTCTAAACTTATGGCTTCGATGTAGACTTTCTTTAACGTTTGACTGGTCAACTCGACGGTTACTTGAGCGTCAGTGATGGCAATCTCGGGACTTACGAGTCCCAAAAACTCAATCTTCGGACAAGCAGTGAGTAACAGATTTAAATCCAACGACGAAATACTGACGTAACTTAACGAAAGCGACTTCAAGAAAACGAATCTTTGATAATTCGGGTCAACCCCAGTGATCGAATTATGCGCCAAAACCAAAAGCTCGAGCTTTTGCCGCCCACAAACGTCGAGAATGTTAACATTTGGCGCGGTCCGTACGTTATAATACAAGCAACGCAATGTCTCTCGAGTATACATCAACCAAGCGATAACAGCAGAAGCTGAAAACTCGTCAACGTCGTCCATCAATATGGACAGACCTTGCAACCCTTTGGTTTGAAAAATAGTCTGTGTGATCAATATCTCGAGCCTGCTCGTTGTGAGGTCACGAAAAACCGGCCAATCGTCGGAATTAAACGACAGCATGTGAAGATGTTTATCACAAGCTTCTCTCCATTTCTTACAGGTTGTTGAAGCAATTACAACATCTCTAGCTGCCCTAAGATGGGACAGTATGTTGCCTATCACTTCAACCGGAAGACGATCCATAATCCGAATCACACACAAATTACTCAAGTACAATTTATGAACCCTAAATCCATAACCGAAAACCCTAATTATCAATAGAATTTAAAAATTCAATAATTAAGAGTGCCAAATGATGATCAAATCATCCCAATCAAAGAATGTAGAACTCAAAAATTACCAAAAAATCATTTTATGAACCCTAAATCTACAACAGGAACCCGAATTATCAATAAAATTCGAATAATTCAATAATTACGAGTGAAATGATGATCAAATCATTCAGATTGGACAATGTAGAGCCCAAGTACAATTTATGAACCCTAAATCTATAACAGGAACCCTAATTATAACAGGAGACTCTAATTATAAAAGAAAATCGAATAATTCAACAATTATGAGTGAAAATAATGATCAAATCATTCCAATCAAAGAATGTAGAACTCAAATACAATCTACAAACCCTAATTATCAATAAAATTTGAAATTCAACAATTATGAGTGAAAATTGATGATAAAATCATTCGAATTGAAGAATGTAGGTATGAAAACGAGATCGAAGAGCTTGATATGTGGATTTAAGGAATTTTAATATGAATGCTAGATACAAATGCGTGTATAGAATTTGAAATTAAAGGAAAATTGGGGGAAACGGAGGTACCGGAAAGAGGATGAGGTGTTTATTATTATTAGCGACGGTGATTGTGATCGTAACCGGTGATCGGAGAACGGAAGGTGCTGGAGATGACGGTTATCGGCTCCGATCGGCGGTGAAATGGTGGTGGTCCGGGATAGGGTATAATGGTTATGGAGTTTTAACGGTTAGTTATATGGTACGgaaaaagttttgtaaaaatGTTGTTATTTTTAGAAACTTATCATAATCTATGTTTATGATGTCACAACAAGGGTCCTGActgaccccttagaggggaggtccactttacgctcggcggacatccttgtgtttggatgggaaggggggaaacatgcttgtgtagatctaactggagtctcccctcttgtcgggctcaaggacaagggctttgtcgtagggcaaacggtgctcaaggcagaggcgagcaaagtggcaaaacatgagaaagcctgcctgtagaatcaacatgtgtttgtcccgtttgcgtttgatacctttggtggtctcgctcctgacgctgtgcgacttttgaatcgggttcaaaaagtcgttaatagtaattcttcgtcgctaaaggtttcaaactttgtatttagtagaattggtttttctattcaaaagggggtagcggcgcaacttgttgcccgactacctgccattgctttctaattgccctttttcgtgtgaAATGATATTATCGTTtaactgtaaaaaaaaaaaattattattctTATGTGAAATGTGGGTACGAGAGTAGTTTAGTTTGCCactaaaaaaaatatgattgtGATGATATCTTGGTGTGTATAAAGTTCGATATCTTGGTGTGTATAAAGTTCTGTTAGTTAAAGGGTTATGTAAGTGTCGCATAGACGGAGAGTTTATCAAGCCAACCCTTAAACATGGGTGGGGTGGTTTAAATTTTAAAGCGCCTTCCAAACCACCGCTTCCACCACTACTATCATCCTCTCACAATACCAACACCACCTCCGTGAACAACTACTGTCGCCACCCTCTCACCTCTAACCTTCCACCATTGTTCACTACCATCCTCTACCACTACCATACCGTCGCACCACCATCATCCAAACAGCTACCATTCGAACCACCACCATGTGCGACAACCGCCGTCCCCCACCACCAAACCTGGCACCCTTCACTACCGTGAACCACCACCACCTGCGACAAAAGCCATTTTATGGGTATACGGGTATGGAGATGGAGGTCAGCCATGGCCTCCGGCAGTCCATTCTTTCCAGTGACATGGTTGTGGGTTAACGGATTTGGGaatccccccccccctctttttCTTCCCTTCTCGCAGCCTGTTAGCGGCCCGTAAGGGTTGGCAAACCACATCAACACACCCCTCTTTGGCGCCCCTTCTATGGTGTTGAAGGCGTTAGGGAGCTAAGCTGGACGTGGACGCCAGCCCACATTGTCCAGACTCATAAAAAAATATCacaaaaatactttatttttttaTGAATTGGCAAGATTTCTCTTTTGAAAACACAAACATAAATGACTTTGTACACTGTTGATCGTTTTGGGAATATGTTGACTGTATACAAGTATAACAGCTTTCTAAAAATAACAAGATTTTACCAGTTACACTTTCTTAAAAGATGCCCAGATTCGTTAACATGTTATGTTCTTAAATATGTAAttctaattattattattatcatacaTATTACATTATTTTAAAGACGAATTATTAATCATTTCCATAATTTATTACAATTAGAAAAACAAATTAAGTCCATAATTTATGATTTATGTCCATAGAGAATAAAAACAATTGGTTTTGAGACAATAAATCAAACAAAAGTCGGCAACTATTtgagaaatttcaaaaaaaattcaaacaatcATGGGAATTAATCATCTGCAAAGTTGAAGGATCTAGTTCTGGGATTACAACCAGTTtgacccaaaaaaaaaaagtgaacACTTATTACCAAAATTCATATAAATTTTATCCTTAAATGGTCCCGACGGGGTGTGAGGTATCGCATACTATGATCAACAGTCATTCGGTTGGCCTCTGTCCCAAAACAGATATATCCTCGTACCGTTTCTGCATAAAAACAAGATGCTAAGAATACCACTCGGATATGAAAATCTGGAGAGATACAACTATAATAGATATGtgatttaatttaaaaaaaaaaaaaaaaaaaaaaaaagctagaCTTACCCCAATATTGTTATTCTCCCATAGTTTATGAACTCCATAGTCAACTGCCTGAAACACATAATCAGCACAAGTATATCAGTCACAACTGAAGCATTTCTTTTACATAAAGAACCACGAATAATAGATAACCAATGATAAAACCAAAAAAAGGAAAGCCGCATAGGCTAGGGActtagcgttcgtttcatggaatggaatggaatggaattagaaagtttttctttgtaaaattgatcttggtcgggggagggaggaatttgaaatcccataaatttctttaatcaatgaaatttgtgactatttcaacattccattccattccttcattagagtgaaggatttctaaggaatgttgaaatagtcacaaatttcattgattaaagaaattcatgggatttcaaattcctccctcccccaaccaagatcaattttacaaagaaaaactttctaattccattccatgaaacgaacgctaccttaaaAGTGGTGTTTGGGATTTGCCTTTTAAAACTGTTTATCTGCTTATTGTTTTTTAAATAAGCagtttgaaaaaaataaaataaacaaacgcGAACAGAATCGAAGCGTGTGTATATATAATGTGTTGTTAGACACAATATAAATCAGATCTACGATAAGTCGATAACAATACAAAACATAAACAATATCAACATCAACAACCTAATTAATCAAACGAGAATAGTATATACAGTGTGTTGTAAAACACAATATAATCGGATCTACGAAAACAATACGAAGCATAATCAATTTTATAAACATCAACAACAAAAACCCAAAAACCTAACTAATCAACCGAGAACGGAATCAAAGATCACAACAGGAAGCATAGTCAATCCAAGAAATCAGATCTACGAGGACAATACAAAGCATAATCAACCCACTAAACATCAACAACACAAACCTAATAACCTAATTAATCAAACGATAACCGAATTGAAAACTATATATACAGTGTTTTGtaaaaaacaatataaatcagATCTACGATAACAATACGATGCATAGTTAATTCTATAAACATCAACACAAACCTAAAAAGCTAATTAATCAAACAAGAACGGAATCAAAAAgacaaaaactatatatatagtGTGTTGTAATACACAATATAACCAGATCTACGATAACAATACAAAGCATAATCAATTCTATCAGCACCAACAACACAAACCTAATTAACCACGCGATAGCGCAATCAAAGAGTATATATATAGTGCATTGTAATACACAATATAATCCGATCTATGATGACAATATGAAGCATAACCAACCCTATCCACAACACAAACCTAAAAACCTAATTAATCAAACGGAAACGAAATCAAACAGTATACATATAGCGTGTTG
It encodes:
- the LOC110926750 gene encoding F-box/LRR-repeat protein At1g67190; the encoded protein is MDRLPVEVIGNILSHLRAARDVVIASTTCKKWREACDKHLHMLSFNSDDWPVFRDLTTSRLEILITQTIFQTKGLQGLSILMDDVDEFSASAVIAWLMYTRETLRCLYYNVRTAPNVNILDVCGRQKLELLVLAHNSITGVDPNYQRFVFLKSLSLSYVSISSLDLNLLLTACPKIEFLGLVSPEIAITDAQVTVELTSQTLKKVYIEAISLDKFTLEADKLEKLHLKDCALELFELSGNGSLKHFKMDDVSILHLDIIDPMDDLEIIDVNNFTIIWSKFYQIISKSSKLRRLRLWNVVFDDEVDFVDLESIALCFPELNYLALSYELRDELKESVLHYSLQGSSSMENVTALDLGWTVLDEHFADWVACLLKRCRNLKTLIIHGVVSESKTNVECHMLASFTSSIVQLMRQYIHVNVQFIYE